A stretch of the Dichotomicrobium thermohalophilum genome encodes the following:
- a CDS encoding carotenoid 1,2-hydratase, whose translation MFSPYYAWAGRRDPLNHCALNVALYGKSGHRWAMTERRRDHISRSENEFVLRRSALAWDGTRLRVHIDEPTVPFPGRIRGTVTLHPSPLSGKSFLLDDNERHAWSPLSPVSRIEVALEKPDLGWSGAAYLDMNTGTEPLEAGFRYWDWSRASMGAETAVLYDVTMRDGGRRSLALVFDDKGEVREIDVPPSVRLPRTGWTMPRSTQSEDGTARVIKTLEDSPFYARSLVSSKLLGRPVTAMHESLHLDRFRSPIVQSMLPYRMPRQFW comes from the coding sequence GTGTTCTCCCCCTATTACGCCTGGGCCGGCCGGCGCGATCCGCTGAACCACTGCGCGCTGAACGTCGCGCTTTACGGCAAGAGCGGCCACCGCTGGGCAATGACCGAGCGGCGAAGGGACCACATCAGCCGGAGCGAGAACGAATTCGTCCTGCGCCGCAGTGCGCTGGCGTGGGATGGCACGCGCCTGCGCGTTCATATCGATGAGCCAACAGTGCCGTTCCCCGGCAGGATCAGGGGCACCGTCACGCTTCATCCCAGCCCCCTGAGCGGCAAGAGCTTCCTGCTGGATGACAACGAGCGGCATGCCTGGTCACCGCTTTCGCCGGTTTCGCGAATCGAGGTGGCGCTTGAAAAGCCGGACCTGGGTTGGTCGGGCGCGGCTTATCTCGACATGAATACCGGCACCGAACCGTTGGAGGCTGGCTTTCGTTATTGGGACTGGTCGCGCGCGAGCATGGGTGCGGAGACGGCGGTGCTCTACGACGTCACGATGCGCGACGGAGGCCGCCGCTCGCTGGCGCTGGTGTTCGATGATAAGGGCGAGGTCCGGGAGATCGACGTGCCCCCGTCCGTGCGTCTGCCGCGCACGGGCTGGACGATGCCGCGCAGTACCCAGTCGGAGGATGGCACGGCGCGGGTTATCAAGACACTGGAGGATTCGCCATTTTACGCGCGCTCACTGGTGTCATCGAAACTGCTCGGACGGCCGGTCACGGCCATGCACGAGTCATTGCATCTCGATCGCTTCCGCTCACCGATCGTCCAGTCGATGCTGCCGTACCGGATGCCCCGCCAATTCTGGTGA
- the crtD gene encoding 1-hydroxycarotenoid 3,4-desaturase CrtD — MSADEIVIVGAGIGGLSAALLLAAKGRPVTVVERAQEPGGKLAEAAVGNARIDSGPTVFTLRRVFEEIFAAAGEDLDAYVTTTPANILARHAWSEREQLDLFADHRRSVEAIGQFAGKAEARRYQAFCAEATRIYRTLEHSFIQQPQPSFPGMIGRIGWRNTSDLLRLNPYVSLWKALGKYFHDERLRQLFGRYATYCGSSPFQAPATLMLIAHVELDGVWMIEGGMKRLAEALQTAAERHGAVFRFGEEVREIVVEKGRASGVALKSGERLRAGSVLVNADSGALGHGILGREASAAAPRVPIRQRSLSAVTLSMLARTDGFPLVRHNVFFCRNYEAEFRDIFQRARVPTEPTTYVCAQDRDDSASINGDGSERMLCIINAPPTGDRHTMSEEEIDQCKERTFSLLARCGLSVRSEPEAIAVSTPAHFEKRFPGTGGAIYGAASHGWRASFNRPGCRTKIPGLYLAGGSVHPGPGVPMVAMSGQMAADCILSDSASTGRSYRAVTPGGTSTR, encoded by the coding sequence GTGAGCGCGGACGAGATCGTCATCGTGGGGGCCGGGATCGGCGGCCTGTCGGCCGCATTGCTCCTGGCCGCGAAGGGCCGGCCTGTGACGGTCGTGGAACGGGCGCAGGAGCCCGGCGGGAAGTTGGCGGAGGCGGCGGTCGGCAACGCCCGTATCGACTCCGGCCCGACGGTTTTCACGCTGCGCCGGGTCTTCGAAGAGATTTTCGCCGCCGCTGGCGAGGATCTGGACGCTTACGTGACGACCACGCCGGCCAACATCCTCGCCCGTCACGCCTGGAGCGAGCGGGAGCAACTTGACCTGTTCGCCGATCACCGGCGCTCGGTGGAGGCGATCGGCCAGTTCGCCGGCAAAGCCGAAGCGCGGCGCTATCAGGCCTTCTGCGCCGAGGCGACGCGCATCTATCGCACATTGGAGCATTCCTTCATCCAGCAGCCACAGCCCAGCTTTCCCGGCATGATCGGGCGGATCGGCTGGCGCAACACGAGCGATCTGCTGCGACTCAACCCGTATGTTTCGCTGTGGAAGGCGCTTGGGAAATACTTCCACGACGAGCGGCTACGTCAGCTTTTCGGGCGCTATGCCACGTATTGCGGCTCGTCGCCGTTTCAGGCGCCGGCGACGCTGATGCTCATCGCGCATGTGGAACTGGACGGGGTGTGGATGATCGAGGGCGGCATGAAGCGGCTGGCCGAGGCGCTGCAAACGGCGGCCGAGCGGCACGGCGCGGTGTTCCGCTTCGGCGAGGAGGTCCGCGAGATCGTCGTCGAAAAGGGCCGCGCATCCGGTGTCGCGCTGAAGTCCGGTGAGCGGCTGCGCGCGGGCAGTGTGCTGGTCAATGCCGACAGCGGCGCGCTCGGCCACGGCATCCTCGGGCGCGAGGCCTCGGCCGCCGCGCCGCGCGTGCCGATCCGGCAACGCTCGCTCTCCGCGGTGACCTTGTCGATGCTCGCCCGGACCGACGGCTTCCCGCTGGTCCGGCACAACGTCTTCTTCTGCCGCAACTATGAGGCCGAGTTCCGCGACATCTTTCAGCGCGCGCGCGTTCCCACCGAGCCGACAACGTATGTTTGCGCGCAGGATCGCGACGATAGCGCCAGCATCAATGGCGATGGCAGCGAGCGCATGCTCTGCATCATCAACGCGCCGCCCACCGGCGACCGACACACCATGAGCGAAGAGGAAATAGACCAGTGCAAGGAGCGGACATTTTCCCTGCTGGCGCGCTGCGGGCTGAGCGTTCGCAGCGAGCCCGAGGCGATCGCCGTCTCGACACCGGCGCATTTCGAGAAGCGGTTTCCCGGGACGGGCGGCGCGATCTATGGCGCCGCCTCGCACGGATGGCGGGCATCCTTCAATCGGCCCGGCTGCCGGACGAAGATACCCGGCCTGTATCTGGCGGGGGGCAGCGTGCACCCTGGGCCTGGCGTGCCGATGGTGGCGATGTCCGGCCAGATGGCCGCGGACTGTATTCTGTCGGACTCCGCTTCGACCGGCCGGTCTTACCGGGCGGTTACGCCTGGTGGTACCTCGACGCGCTGA